A stretch of the Flavobacterium sp. 5 genome encodes the following:
- the hutH gene encoding histidine ammonia-lyase — MNTIKEYLTLKEFESVIFDNNTIAISQVVLDRVHESFDFLKAFSVNKIIYGVNTGFGPMAQYRIKDEDRVQLQYNLIRSHASGTGKPLNAICVKASILARLNTLSLGNSGVHPSVIHLMKELINREITPLIFEHGGVGASGDLVQLAHLALVLIGEGEVFYKGERRPTQEVFTIEKLEPIQVEIREGLALMNGTSVMTGIGVVNVHQANKLLDWSIKFSGAINEIVQAYDDHFSEELNSTKRHKGQQEVALRMRKNLEDSSLIRKREDHLYSGENTENVFKEKVQEYYSLRCVPQILGPVLETINNVASILEEEFNSANDNPIIDVKNQHVYHGGNFHGDYISLEMDKLKIVITKLTMLAERQLNYLLNSKINEILPPFVNLGTLGFNFGMQGVQFTATSTTAESQMLSNPMYVHSIPNNNDNQDIVSMGTNAAVITAKVIENAFEVLAIELITIVQAIDCLEQKDQVSSITRKIYDDVRVIIPRFEKDQVMYPFVQKVKEYLIQ; from the coding sequence ATGAATACTATAAAGGAATATTTAACCCTAAAAGAGTTTGAATCAGTAATTTTTGATAATAATACAATAGCGATTAGTCAAGTTGTTTTAGATAGAGTTCATGAAAGTTTTGATTTTTTAAAAGCATTTTCGGTTAATAAAATTATTTATGGTGTAAATACAGGTTTCGGGCCGATGGCTCAATATCGCATTAAAGATGAAGATCGTGTTCAACTACAATACAATTTAATTAGGAGCCACGCTTCTGGAACGGGAAAACCTTTGAATGCAATTTGTGTTAAGGCATCAATATTAGCTAGGTTAAACACACTTTCATTAGGGAATTCAGGAGTTCATCCATCCGTTATTCATTTAATGAAAGAGTTAATTAATAGAGAAATTACTCCTTTAATTTTTGAGCATGGTGGAGTAGGAGCGAGTGGAGATTTAGTACAATTGGCACATTTGGCTTTGGTACTTATTGGAGAAGGAGAAGTTTTTTATAAAGGTGAAAGAAGACCTACTCAGGAAGTTTTTACAATAGAAAAATTAGAACCTATTCAAGTTGAAATTAGAGAAGGTTTGGCGTTAATGAACGGAACTTCTGTAATGACAGGAATTGGAGTTGTAAATGTGCATCAGGCTAATAAATTACTGGATTGGTCGATTAAATTTTCGGGTGCAATCAATGAAATTGTACAAGCGTATGACGATCATTTTTCGGAAGAATTAAACAGTACAAAACGCCATAAAGGTCAGCAAGAAGTAGCTTTAAGAATGCGCAAGAATCTTGAAGATAGTTCTTTAATAAGAAAAAGAGAAGATCATTTATATTCTGGCGAAAACACTGAAAATGTTTTCAAAGAGAAAGTGCAGGAGTATTATTCTTTGCGTTGTGTTCCTCAAATTTTGGGTCCCGTATTAGAAACCATTAATAATGTGGCTTCTATATTGGAAGAAGAATTTAACTCCGCAAATGATAATCCAATTATTGATGTAAAAAATCAGCATGTATATCATGGGGGAAATTTTCATGGAGATTATATTTCTTTGGAAATGGATAAATTAAAAATCGTTATTACCAAATTAACAATGCTTGCCGAAAGACAGCTGAATTATTTATTGAATTCAAAAATAAACGAGATTCTACCTCCATTTGTTAATTTAGGGACATTAGGTTTCAATTTTGGAATGCAGGGCGTACAGTTTACGGCAACTTCAACTACTGCCGAAAGTCAGATGTTATCGAACCCGATGTATGTGCATAGTATTCCGAATAACAATGATAATCAGGATATTGTGAGTATGGGGACTAATGCAGCTGTAATTACTGCTAAAGTGATAGAAAATGCTTTTGAAGTCTTGGCTATAGAATTGATTACCATCGTTCAGGCGATTGATTGTTTAGAACAAAAAGATCAGGTTTCATCTATAACACGAAAAATTTATGATGATGTTCGGGTGATTATCCCAAGATTTGAAAAAGATCAGGTAATGTATCCTTTTGTTCAAAAAGTAAAAGAATATTTGATCCAGTAG
- a CDS encoding NAD(P)/FAD-dependent oxidoreductase, producing MVQEFVDVLIIGAGPSGCVSASYLHKKGINIKVVEKTKFPRIVVGESLIPRVMDHFAEAELFESLDAMNFEKKLGARFIRGEQICVFDFSDKFSEGWNWTWQVPRADFDNTMAQEVIRKGIDLEFESEVISVAFEGKNSTTVVKDKDGALKEIHAKFIIDSSGYGRVLPRLLDLDTPSKLDPHSSIFTHVVDTNRPVGEEGTMISFDILETQVWLWVIPFSNGNTSLGVVGPTDFINSLSSNNDNAKALKNAIQLSDYYIKRFAGVDFLFEPIKLENYSRSVKKMYGDGFALTGNSSEFLDPVFSSGVSFATESGMLAAKLFLKESQGITVDWEEEFTAYMKQGIAVFTTYVKEWYTGNLQTLFFHQPENPDAKRKICAVLAGYVWDEENPFVKKHDNLIKNMAHIIDMNNQNIKNQLS from the coding sequence ATGGTACAAGAATTCGTAGATGTTTTAATCATTGGAGCAGGACCTTCTGGATGTGTTTCGGCTTCTTACCTTCATAAAAAAGGAATCAACATTAAGGTTGTCGAAAAAACGAAATTCCCTAGAATTGTAGTTGGCGAAAGCCTTATTCCTAGAGTAATGGATCATTTTGCTGAGGCCGAATTATTTGAAAGTTTGGACGCTATGAACTTTGAAAAAAAACTTGGCGCCCGATTTATTAGAGGAGAACAGATTTGTGTTTTCGATTTTAGCGATAAATTCTCCGAAGGTTGGAATTGGACATGGCAAGTTCCCAGAGCCGATTTTGATAATACTATGGCACAGGAAGTTATTCGAAAAGGCATTGATTTAGAATTTGAATCAGAGGTGATTTCGGTAGCTTTTGAAGGAAAAAATTCAACTACTGTTGTTAAAGACAAAGATGGAGCCTTAAAAGAAATTCATGCCAAATTCATTATAGATTCCAGTGGTTACGGAAGAGTTTTACCAAGACTCTTAGATTTAGATACACCTTCAAAACTAGATCCTCACTCTTCTATATTTACCCATGTAGTAGATACAAACCGTCCTGTAGGTGAAGAAGGAACCATGATTTCGTTTGATATTCTGGAAACGCAGGTTTGGTTATGGGTTATTCCTTTTTCGAATGGAAATACCAGTTTAGGTGTTGTGGGACCAACTGATTTCATCAATTCATTATCTTCTAATAATGATAATGCTAAAGCGCTGAAAAATGCTATTCAACTTTCCGATTATTACATCAAACGTTTTGCAGGAGTTGATTTTCTATTTGAACCAATCAAGTTAGAAAACTACTCACGATCTGTCAAAAAAATGTATGGAGATGGCTTTGCACTTACTGGAAATAGCTCGGAGTTTTTGGATCCTGTATTTTCATCGGGTGTTTCATTTGCAACCGAATCCGGCATGCTTGCCGCTAAATTATTTTTAAAAGAATCACAAGGTATCACGGTAGATTGGGAAGAAGAATTTACAGCCTATATGAAACAGGGAATTGCTGTTTTTACCACTTACGTAAAGGAATGGTACACAGGAAATCTACAAACTTTATTTTTTCATCAACCCGAAAATCCTGATGCCAAAAGAAAAATATGTGCTGTACTTGCTGGTTATGTTTGGGACGAAGAAAATCCTTTTGTAAAAAAACACGATAATCTTATCAAAAACATGGCGCACATCATCGACATGAATAATCAAAATATAAAAAACCAATTATCATAA
- the fabG gene encoding 3-oxoacyl-ACP reductase FabG, whose translation MKCALVTGGSRGIGSAICKKLAQDSDYHILINYHSNKKAAEETLETVIANGATGEIMQFDVVNFTEVQSVLTQWQETNPKAIVEVIVNNAGITKDGLFMWMSQEDWTSVVNTSLNGFFNVTNFFMQKMLRNKYGRIVNMVSLSGVKGTAGQTNYSAAKGAVIAATKALAQEIAKRNITVNAVAPGFIKTDMTSALDEAELIKMVPLNRFGEADEVADLVSFLVSKKASYITGEVININGGIYS comes from the coding sequence ATGAAGTGTGCATTGGTAACAGGAGGTTCAAGAGGAATTGGTAGCGCTATTTGTAAAAAATTAGCTCAGGATTCCGATTATCATATTTTGATTAATTACCATTCCAATAAAAAAGCAGCCGAAGAAACCTTAGAAACAGTAATTGCAAATGGTGCTACTGGAGAAATTATGCAATTTGATGTTGTTAATTTTACCGAAGTTCAATCAGTATTAACACAATGGCAAGAGACCAATCCTAAAGCTATTGTAGAAGTAATTGTTAATAATGCAGGAATTACCAAAGATGGTTTGTTCATGTGGATGAGCCAGGAAGATTGGACCAGTGTTGTTAATACCAGTTTGAATGGTTTTTTTAATGTGACTAATTTTTTTATGCAAAAAATGCTCCGAAATAAATATGGACGAATTGTAAATATGGTGTCTTTATCGGGTGTTAAAGGGACTGCTGGACAAACCAATTATTCTGCTGCCAAAGGTGCTGTTATAGCCGCTACTAAAGCTTTGGCACAAGAAATAGCCAAAAGAAATATCACCGTAAATGCTGTAGCACCTGGTTTTATAAAAACTGATATGACCAGTGCGCTCGATGAAGCAGAATTAATAAAAATGGTACCTCTAAATCGTTTTGGTGAAGCCGACGAAGTGGCCGATTTAGTCAGTTTTCTGGTTTCTAAGAAAGCCAGTTATATTACGGGTGAGGTGATTAATATTAATGGTGGAATTTATTCATAA
- a CDS encoding glycosyltransferase, with amino-acid sequence MKNIHLFTTSTNKELKIGSNNIANFPKKEIKLPEILFITTYPPRECGIATYSQDLILALNKQFKKSFVIKIAALELQSEKHTYVDDIYAILETDNQNSYAELAKNINRNKTIEIVLIQHEFGLFRGNEDDFISFLKSINKPILMVCHTVLPRPDEKFRQHVLEIDSIVDAFIVMTNNSARLLESDYNVISDKITVIPHGTHLVEHSDKESLKEKYNLSERKIISTFGLLSSGKSIETTLDALQSIIKEEPEVLFLIIGKTHPSVVRHEGEQYRNFLKAKIKELQLDNNVKFVDAYLPLDALLEYLQLTDIYLFTSKDRNQAVSGTFSYAISCGCPIISTPIPHAVEVLKNGTGVIIDFENSEQLAKNVINLLGNEQLRKDIALNGIHKLAPTAWENSAIAHGRLFEKTSAKKIALHYKIPKINLNHFKRLTTPFAMIQFSVINQPDLASGYTLDDNARALVAMCQHYELTNDSADLPYINQYFNFINFCFQSDDYFLNYVCVDEKFTKQNSENLADANGRAIWALGYLISISDLLSLDLKEQAVSTMQKALTNVTKIHSTRAMAFIIKGLYYSNLKNSSNQNVALIEHFANKLHQMYKHESKENWLWFESYLTYANSILPEAMLCAYLATGEHNYKVIAKKTFDFLLSKIYRNNSIKVISNKGWLINGKETKEEVIGGEQPIDVAYTILALSKFYNIFREKEYLQKMEIGFSWFLGNNHLHQIIYNPCTGGCYDGLEEDYINLNQGAESTVSYLMARLTIQKHLNHKVRKNKKNTMIPQTNKVKSVIKADNTISYIRA; translated from the coding sequence ATGAAAAATATCCATTTATTTACGACAAGCACGAATAAAGAACTTAAAATTGGTTCTAACAATATCGCGAACTTTCCAAAAAAAGAAATTAAGCTACCTGAAATTTTATTTATTACCACTTATCCTCCTCGAGAATGTGGAATTGCGACCTATTCTCAAGATTTAATATTGGCATTAAATAAACAATTTAAAAAGTCGTTTGTTATAAAAATTGCAGCCTTAGAACTCCAAAGTGAAAAACACACTTATGTAGATGATATATATGCTATTTTGGAAACAGATAATCAAAATTCGTATGCAGAATTAGCTAAAAACATCAATAGAAATAAAACTATAGAAATAGTTTTAATTCAGCATGAATTTGGTCTATTTAGAGGAAACGAAGACGATTTTATTTCCTTTTTAAAATCAATTAATAAACCAATACTAATGGTTTGTCATACTGTATTGCCTCGTCCAGACGAAAAATTCAGACAACATGTTCTGGAGATAGATAGTATAGTAGATGCCTTTATTGTAATGACCAATAATTCTGCCAGATTATTAGAAAGTGACTATAATGTTATCTCCGATAAAATTACGGTAATTCCCCATGGAACACATTTGGTAGAACACTCAGATAAAGAATCTCTAAAAGAAAAATATAATTTATCGGAACGAAAAATCATTTCCACTTTTGGGCTGTTGAGTTCTGGAAAGTCTATCGAAACTACTTTGGATGCTTTGCAAAGTATCATCAAAGAAGAGCCAGAAGTTTTGTTTCTTATTATTGGAAAGACACATCCAAGCGTGGTGAGGCATGAAGGTGAACAATATAGAAACTTCCTGAAAGCTAAAATCAAAGAACTGCAATTAGACAATAATGTAAAATTTGTAGATGCTTATTTGCCATTGGATGCTTTACTGGAATATTTACAGCTAACGGATATTTATCTGTTTACTTCCAAAGATAGAAACCAAGCAGTCAGTGGCACTTTCTCTTACGCCATAAGCTGTGGTTGTCCTATAATTTCAACCCCAATTCCTCATGCAGTTGAAGTATTAAAAAATGGAACTGGTGTTATTATCGATTTTGAAAACTCCGAACAATTAGCTAAAAATGTGATTAATTTATTAGGTAATGAACAATTACGAAAAGACATTGCCCTAAACGGAATTCACAAATTGGCACCAACAGCTTGGGAGAATTCTGCAATTGCACACGGCAGATTATTTGAAAAAACATCTGCCAAAAAAATAGCGTTGCATTATAAAATTCCTAAAATCAATCTTAATCATTTCAAAAGGTTAACCACTCCATTTGCAATGATTCAGTTTTCAGTAATTAATCAACCTGATTTGGCTTCGGGTTATACTCTGGATGATAATGCGAGAGCTTTGGTAGCCATGTGTCAGCATTATGAATTAACGAATGATTCTGCCGATTTACCATATATAAACCAATATTTCAATTTTATAAACTTCTGTTTTCAATCAGACGATTACTTTTTGAATTATGTCTGTGTCGATGAAAAATTCACCAAACAAAACAGTGAAAACCTTGCTGATGCAAACGGAAGAGCCATTTGGGCTTTGGGTTACTTAATTTCTATAAGTGATTTATTATCTCTGGATTTGAAAGAACAAGCGGTATCAACAATGCAAAAAGCATTGACAAATGTTACAAAAATTCATTCTACAAGAGCAATGGCATTCATTATAAAAGGACTTTATTACAGTAATTTGAAAAATAGTTCTAATCAAAACGTGGCTTTGATAGAACATTTTGCCAACAAGTTGCATCAAATGTACAAACATGAATCTAAAGAAAATTGGCTTTGGTTCGAAAGCTACCTTACATATGCTAATAGTATTTTACCCGAAGCCATGTTATGTGCTTATCTAGCAACAGGCGAACACAATTACAAAGTAATTGCTAAAAAAACCTTTGACTTTTTATTGTCTAAAATTTACAGAAACAACAGTATAAAAGTGATTTCAAACAAAGGTTGGCTTATTAATGGTAAAGAAACAAAAGAGGAAGTAATAGGTGGTGAACAACCCATCGATGTAGCCTACACGATACTTGCTCTTAGCAAATTCTATAATATTTTCCGAGAAAAAGAGTATTTGCAAAAAATGGAAATAGGTTTCAGTTGGTTTTTAGGAAACAATCATTTGCATCAAATAATCTACAACCCTTGCACGGGAGGTTGCTATGACGGATTAGAAGAAGATTATATCAATTTGAATCAAGGTGCAGAATCGACAGTAAGCTATTTAATGGCGAGACTTACAATTCAAAAACACTTGAATCACAAAGTCCGAAAAAACAAAAAAAACACAATGATTCCACAAACAAATAAAGTAAAATCAGTCATCAAAGCTGACAATACTATATCCTATATAAGAGCATAA
- a CDS encoding class I SAM-dependent methyltransferase, translating to MKDFGSDKKSVIQSNLDAQKIAFAPVMFQAAKSLRNLGILEYIFDHSKASIETIASALNLPVYGVKVLLEAGLSLEMVYLRDNEFILTKTGYFILRDKMTNINMDFTQDVNYLAINHLEESIVNGKPEGLKELGNWPNVYMGLSELPEKIKKSWFDFDHFYSDHTFPEILPILFASNPKNIMDVGGNTGKFALQCAKYDPTVKITILDLPGQTKMAQKNIIENNLKDRIFTKDINLLDDSNTLPKDFDIIWMSQFIDCFSLEEIEKIFHKAHDAMAENTSFYILEAFWDLQKFQSSSYILHATSLYFTAVANGNSQMFHSKDILKIIGKVGFVIDEIHETVGVSHTLIKCKKKAL from the coding sequence ATGAAAGATTTTGGTTCAGATAAAAAAAGTGTCATTCAGTCAAATTTAGATGCTCAAAAGATTGCTTTTGCCCCAGTTATGTTTCAAGCGGCAAAATCACTTCGAAATTTGGGTATTTTAGAATATATATTCGACCACTCCAAAGCGAGTATAGAAACCATTGCCTCAGCATTAAACTTACCTGTATACGGAGTAAAAGTATTACTTGAAGCAGGTTTAAGCTTAGAAATGGTATATTTAAGAGACAATGAATTTATACTGACAAAAACAGGCTATTTCATACTTAGAGATAAAATGACCAATATCAATATGGATTTTACTCAGGATGTAAATTATTTAGCCATTAATCATCTTGAAGAATCCATCGTAAATGGCAAACCCGAAGGATTAAAAGAATTGGGAAATTGGCCTAACGTTTATATGGGTTTATCTGAATTGCCAGAAAAAATCAAAAAAAGTTGGTTTGACTTTGACCACTTTTACTCGGATCATACTTTTCCTGAGATTCTCCCTATTTTATTTGCCTCCAATCCAAAAAACATAATGGATGTTGGTGGCAATACTGGAAAATTTGCTTTACAATGTGCAAAATACGATCCAACAGTAAAAATTACAATTCTGGATTTGCCTGGACAAACCAAAATGGCTCAAAAAAACATTATTGAGAATAATCTAAAAGATAGAATTTTTACCAAAGACATTAATTTATTGGATGACTCCAATACATTGCCAAAAGATTTTGACATCATCTGGATGAGTCAGTTTATAGATTGTTTTTCTTTGGAAGAAATAGAAAAAATTTTCCACAAAGCTCATGATGCCATGGCAGAAAATACCAGTTTTTATATTCTGGAAGCCTTTTGGGATTTACAAAAATTTCAATCTTCCAGCTACATTTTACATGCTACCTCTTTGTATTTTACTGCTGTTGCAAATGGTAATAGCCAAATGTTTCATTCGAAAGATATTTTAAAAATAATTGGAAAAGTTGGTTTTGTAATCGATGAAATACATGAAACAGTTGGGGTAAGCCATACCTTGATTAAATGCAAAAAAAAAGCATTGTAA